A single window of Halodesulfovibrio marinisediminis DSM 17456 DNA harbors:
- a CDS encoding DUF5906 domain-containing protein, whose translation MTENGTESELTAEAATEASNSESEISQSEEPKNIIPWQLRDESYRFTGVLPEGEKLKGDIRPVHKWKNDAPLYNSPKLIKHLKKYPAYAVVGGHGDLVILNVDAEEGESITELLPDTFTTLSANRKLPHVYIKSDVGEKAYRLNRYIPMTDAEEVEWIENYDGSYEKKKLNLKPLIGVIGYGAIATGANSKIGEGKVYAPINELPIADVDFVELAQVLNRFGITYEAQKSKLLDRIEREKPFMHLAYEVQVLGKETEKSVSSSKDDLYKFSNDPLWIDITQSVTMKKAYEARGGEFNSGKTRQDCLFCSAKGTVELTVSKYRCYNPKCNAQHKTAWFLYQAFSLQFKGIGGYDWKKCTLEFAQLAGDNYHANWANYLKEYERKIQKKIAKNQASDLESALEEFNEDHFIASFGSDVRFCWETENYRGEPEVIAYQFKNFEQFFADREVIVDGKVRSLVHQWKKWSGARRYANVIFKPVGIGRVWDNDRFYNKWRGFSVQPKSGSCERILDHLRMIWCRGNKEYFNYLMTWFAHMVKTPEEKPGVAVVIKGEKGAGKSIIQEKLWKKILGAHFLKLDKQGTVTGRFNAHLEDKLMIVLEEAVWAGDKAAEGTLKSLITDRLLPVEAKGYDLREVDSYCRLFLNTNEHWAVPATRGERRFFVLKASDKKVGNEQYFGELVYEIENGGAEAFMDYLSKYEVEMSTLRHAPKTAALLEDVVASFSPVESWLYDLVFYEEHAIYDTFGDIDRTFEWDSWVPTKDLFDHFQQWVGIAKKANAHIAKTGITEQAKLTRELKRLMGFKTAQKSGGIRNIQLIDREEAYKLLMGEYAGLDDFDSQLDSLEPKYLKPEAKPQAKPEAESEKVDGKAVRKLDDFPAELRPVAKVAFKPQSTGSDDEFEELDALLNTWD comes from the coding sequence ATGACTGAAAATGGAACTGAATCTGAACTTACCGCTGAAGCTGCAACAGAAGCATCGAACTCTGAGAGTGAAATTTCTCAATCAGAAGAGCCTAAAAATATTATTCCTTGGCAACTACGAGATGAGTCATACAGGTTCACTGGGGTACTTCCTGAAGGTGAAAAGCTAAAAGGTGATATAAGACCTGTTCACAAATGGAAGAATGATGCACCACTGTACAACTCGCCTAAACTGATAAAGCATCTGAAGAAATATCCCGCATATGCTGTAGTCGGTGGACATGGCGATCTTGTTATTCTGAATGTTGATGCTGAAGAAGGTGAAAGTATTACAGAGTTGCTACCGGATACTTTTACAACTCTGAGTGCAAATCGGAAACTTCCACACGTATATATTAAATCTGATGTGGGTGAGAAAGCTTACAGGCTTAATCGCTACATTCCTATGACGGATGCTGAAGAAGTTGAGTGGATAGAAAACTACGATGGTAGCTACGAGAAAAAGAAACTCAATCTGAAACCGTTAATTGGAGTTATCGGATATGGTGCAATTGCTACAGGAGCTAACAGCAAGATCGGAGAGGGAAAAGTCTACGCCCCTATTAATGAGTTACCGATTGCTGACGTTGATTTTGTAGAGTTGGCACAAGTGCTAAATCGATTTGGTATAACTTACGAAGCACAAAAATCTAAGTTGCTGGATAGAATTGAACGAGAGAAGCCATTTATGCACTTGGCCTATGAAGTCCAAGTGCTTGGAAAGGAGACAGAGAAGTCTGTATCTAGCTCAAAAGACGATTTATACAAATTCTCCAACGACCCATTATGGATTGATATCACTCAAAGTGTCACCATGAAGAAAGCATACGAAGCTAGAGGGGGAGAATTTAATTCTGGCAAAACAAGGCAGGATTGTCTTTTTTGTAGTGCCAAGGGCACAGTTGAACTTACAGTTAGCAAGTACAGATGTTATAACCCTAAATGTAATGCTCAACATAAAACCGCATGGTTTCTCTATCAAGCTTTTTCATTACAATTCAAGGGTATTGGAGGTTACGATTGGAAGAAGTGTACCCTTGAATTTGCTCAGCTAGCTGGAGATAACTACCATGCTAACTGGGCTAACTATTTAAAAGAGTACGAACGAAAGATTCAGAAAAAAATTGCTAAGAACCAAGCCTCTGATCTTGAAAGTGCACTTGAAGAGTTCAATGAGGACCATTTTATAGCATCATTTGGGTCTGACGTGCGTTTCTGTTGGGAAACTGAGAACTATCGAGGTGAGCCAGAAGTCATTGCGTATCAATTCAAAAACTTTGAGCAGTTTTTTGCAGATAGAGAAGTTATTGTAGATGGAAAAGTACGGTCTCTAGTCCATCAATGGAAAAAGTGGAGTGGAGCAAGACGATACGCTAATGTTATATTCAAACCTGTTGGAATTGGTCGAGTGTGGGATAATGACCGATTCTATAACAAATGGCGCGGTTTTTCAGTTCAACCCAAAAGTGGTAGTTGTGAACGAATTTTAGATCACCTTCGCATGATCTGGTGCAGAGGTAATAAAGAATATTTCAATTACTTAATGACTTGGTTTGCTCATATGGTGAAGACGCCAGAAGAGAAACCGGGAGTTGCTGTAGTTATTAAAGGTGAAAAAGGTGCTGGCAAGAGTATCATTCAAGAGAAGTTGTGGAAAAAGATACTCGGTGCACACTTTTTGAAACTCGATAAGCAAGGTACTGTGACTGGTAGGTTCAATGCTCATCTTGAAGACAAGCTCATGATTGTACTAGAAGAGGCTGTATGGGCAGGTGATAAAGCTGCTGAGGGAACTCTTAAGTCATTAATTACAGATCGGTTACTTCCTGTAGAAGCTAAAGGTTATGATCTGCGAGAAGTTGACTCTTACTGCCGACTGTTTTTGAACACAAATGAACATTGGGCAGTTCCGGCAACAAGAGGTGAGAGACGTTTCTTTGTACTGAAAGCCAGTGATAAAAAAGTTGGTAACGAACAGTACTTCGGAGAGCTTGTTTATGAAATTGAGAACGGTGGAGCAGAGGCCTTTATGGACTACCTCAGTAAGTACGAGGTGGAAATGTCTACTCTGCGACATGCACCGAAGACTGCTGCATTACTCGAAGATGTGGTAGCAAGTTTTAGTCCTGTAGAAAGCTGGCTTTATGACCTCGTATTTTATGAAGAACATGCCATATACGACACATTTGGCGATATTGACCGAACATTTGAGTGGGATTCTTGGGTGCCAACGAAAGATTTGTTTGATCATTTTCAACAGTGGGTTGGTATTGCAAAAAAGGCTAATGCTCACATAGCTAAAACTGGAATTACTGAACAAGCTAAACTAACCCGCGAATTGAAACGACTAATGGGGTTTAAGACAGCTCAAAAGTCAGGTGGAATTCGAAATATACAGCTTATAGATCGGGAAGAAGCATATAAGCTTCTCATGGGTGAATATGCAGGTCTTGATGATTTTGATTCGCAATTGGATTCTTTAGAACCTAAGTACCTTAAGCCTGAAGCTAAACCACAAGCTAAGCCTGAAGCTGAGTCAGAAAAAGTTGATGGGAAAGCGGTTAGGAAGCTTGATGATTTTCCCGCCGAACTTAGACCGGTAGCGAAGGTGGCTTTCAAGCCTCAATCTACAGGCAGTGACGACGAATTTGAAGAGCTTGATGCGTTGTTGAATACATGGGATTAA
- a CDS encoding alanine/glycine:cation symporter family protein — protein sequence MESFMSWLEMIDGWVWGPVMLTLLVGTGLLLTIMLKGLQFRKLGYSLYLALIKRKDDDAEEGDITNFEALMTALSATVGTGNIAGVATAIAVGGPGALFWMWITGLVGMATKFGEAVLAVKYRVKDENGEMCGGPMYYIARGLGWKGLGSAFAFFAAVAAFGIGNMVQSNSVALAVKDTFGIDPFIVGVALAVLTALVVLGGIKSIGKVTSILIPIMIVFYVGGALFILLTNVEKIGPAFGLVFEYAFNPVAATGGFAGATVAAAIRFGVARGVFSNESGLGSAPIAAAAAQTKHPVDQALVSMTQTFIDTIVICTMTGLVIIMFNWDSGLTSSSLTTEAFRLGFEGGQYIVTIGLILFAYSTILGWCYYGEKSIEYLLGAGAIKPYRLVYIAAILFGSVQKVGLVWTLADIFNGLMALPNLIGLIFLSPVIVRETREYFAMKEGIAPEALLQAEDTNK from the coding sequence ATGGAAAGCTTTATGTCATGGCTGGAGATGATCGACGGATGGGTATGGGGTCCTGTAATGCTGACTCTGTTGGTAGGTACTGGTCTTTTGCTCACAATTATGCTGAAAGGTTTGCAGTTTAGAAAGCTTGGCTATTCTCTCTATCTGGCGCTTATTAAGCGTAAAGATGATGATGCAGAAGAAGGGGATATTACTAACTTTGAAGCTTTAATGACCGCTCTTTCTGCAACTGTTGGAACCGGTAACATTGCTGGTGTTGCTACTGCGATTGCCGTTGGTGGTCCAGGCGCATTGTTCTGGATGTGGATTACCGGCCTTGTTGGTATGGCTACCAAATTCGGTGAGGCCGTACTTGCTGTAAAATACCGCGTTAAAGATGAGAATGGCGAAATGTGTGGTGGTCCAATGTACTACATCGCACGTGGTCTTGGTTGGAAAGGCCTGGGTTCTGCTTTCGCATTCTTTGCAGCTGTTGCTGCCTTCGGTATCGGTAACATGGTACAGTCTAACTCTGTAGCACTTGCTGTTAAAGACACCTTCGGTATTGATCCATTCATTGTTGGTGTAGCTCTCGCTGTTTTGACTGCTCTCGTAGTTCTTGGTGGTATTAAGTCTATTGGTAAAGTTACCTCTATCCTTATTCCGATCATGATTGTATTCTACGTTGGTGGTGCTCTGTTTATTCTTCTTACAAACGTTGAAAAAATCGGCCCTGCTTTCGGCCTTGTTTTCGAATACGCATTTAACCCTGTTGCAGCTACTGGTGGCTTTGCTGGCGCAACTGTTGCTGCAGCTATTCGTTTTGGTGTTGCACGTGGTGTGTTCTCCAACGAATCCGGTCTTGGTTCTGCTCCAATTGCTGCGGCAGCAGCACAAACCAAGCACCCTGTAGATCAGGCTCTCGTTTCCATGACTCAGACCTTCATCGATACAATCGTTATCTGTACCATGACTGGTCTTGTAATTATCATGTTTAACTGGGATTCCGGTCTTACTAGTTCTTCCCTTACTACTGAAGCATTCCGTCTCGGTTTTGAAGGTGGACAGTACATCGTAACCATTGGTCTCATTCTCTTCGCATACTCCACCATTCTTGGTTGGTGTTACTACGGTGAGAAATCTATTGAATACCTCCTTGGTGCTGGCGCAATTAAACCTTACCGCCTTGTGTACATTGCAGCTATTCTCTTTGGTTCTGTACAGAAAGTAGGTCTGGTTTGGACATTGGCAGACATATTCAACGGTCTCATGGCTCTTCCAAACTTGATTGGCCTTATCTTCCTCAGCCCTGTTATTGTTCGCGAAACCCGTGAATACTTTGCAATGAAAGAAGGTATTGCACCTGAAGCATTGCTTCAGGCAGAAGACACAAACAAATAA
- a CDS encoding helix-turn-helix domain-containing protein: MSTELKLFGKRVRTLRKAKKMTQEQLATVADSGAKYISELERGEANVTITLVSKLAEGLGVPTSELFENDHEADSQELRKEINRMISEADDEKIKLLYRVTKSVLS; the protein is encoded by the coding sequence ATGTCTACTGAACTGAAACTGTTTGGAAAAAGAGTACGGACATTACGTAAAGCCAAGAAGATGACTCAGGAACAACTAGCAACTGTAGCTGACTCAGGAGCTAAGTACATAAGTGAGTTAGAACGTGGCGAAGCTAATGTGACAATTACCTTAGTCAGTAAGCTTGCTGAGGGACTTGGGGTACCAACTAGTGAACTTTTCGAGAACGATCATGAAGCTGATAGTCAGGAATTGAGAAAAGAAATTAACCGGATGATCAGTGAAGCTGATGACGAGAAAATAAAATTACTATACAGGGTTACAAAAAGTGTCCTGAGTTAG
- a CDS encoding replication protein: protein MKLEDVMNIVKGKDKEVKKEKRFNFEVWSGKGELSGFTQIPNRLLLLLPALKLTKTELGLLLVIYRLTLGYGKKSKSVTQAALMEYLDVSKVSVSNALKSLNGLGIITYKKGCITVHDTHEWNLDLASPEDCFDS, encoded by the coding sequence ATGAAATTAGAAGATGTAATGAATATTGTTAAGGGAAAAGACAAAGAAGTGAAGAAGGAGAAGAGATTCAATTTTGAAGTATGGAGTGGCAAAGGTGAACTTAGTGGTTTTACACAAATTCCTAATAGGCTTCTGCTGTTACTTCCAGCATTAAAATTAACGAAAACAGAACTGGGCTTACTTCTTGTAATATATCGGTTAACTCTTGGGTATGGAAAGAAATCAAAGTCGGTAACTCAAGCAGCACTTATGGAGTATCTTGATGTAAGTAAGGTGTCTGTATCCAATGCTCTGAAGAGTTTGAATGGGTTGGGGATAATTACATATAAAAAAGGTTGTATCACTGTTCATGATACTCATGAATGGAACCTTGATTTAGCAAGTCCTGAAGACTGTTTTGATAGTTAA
- a CDS encoding winged helix-turn-helix domain-containing protein, whose amino-acid sequence MRYPDSAEMFIPIFDVLVASKGSVSVAEINNAILKAMNLPPSMQQEMLTKKEYNGIVLGYRAGWARHYMKDGGYITNSERGFWCFTEKFQAKVEQSVEDSRKELLDFAVKRNAIVPDGDFKGQYPE is encoded by the coding sequence GTGCGGTATCCTGATAGTGCTGAGATGTTTATTCCAATTTTTGATGTACTTGTTGCGAGTAAGGGTTCTGTTTCAGTGGCAGAGATAAACAATGCGATACTAAAAGCCATGAATCTTCCACCTTCGATGCAGCAGGAAATGCTGACTAAGAAAGAATATAATGGGATTGTGCTAGGTTATCGGGCTGGTTGGGCACGTCATTATATGAAGGATGGCGGTTATATTACTAACTCAGAGCGTGGATTCTGGTGTTTCACTGAGAAGTTCCAAGCAAAAGTAGAACAGTCAGTTGAAGACAGTCGAAAAGAACTGTTGGATTTTGCAGTAAAAAGAAATGCTATTGTTCCAGATGGTGACTTCAAGGGACAATATCCTGAGTAA
- a CDS encoding DUF2958 domain-containing protein, with product MNIQEAIQATDIPDLYSTENITNEDKMIHCHFVFGNCHWFAAESDKNDTCFGYVILNGDFQNAEWGYFSLQELQEVSLGAFHIQIDTNWKVQPAKDIELIKLSGGIF from the coding sequence ATGAACATTCAAGAAGCTATCCAAGCTACAGATATTCCCGATCTATATTCCACAGAAAATATTACGAATGAAGACAAAATGATACATTGTCACTTTGTCTTCGGTAACTGTCATTGGTTCGCTGCTGAGTCCGACAAAAACGACACTTGTTTTGGCTACGTAATACTAAATGGGGATTTTCAAAACGCTGAATGGGGCTATTTCTCACTTCAGGAATTACAAGAAGTTTCACTTGGTGCTTTCCATATTCAGATTGACACCAACTGGAAAGTACAACCAGCTAAGGACATTGAACTGATTAAACTTTCTGGTGGTATATTTTAA
- a CDS encoding metallophosphoesterase family protein, with the protein MKKSTNRRQFLQAGAFTLMGMSLMGSKAFAAPSKTGFAPVRFGVISDPHLDIKGKNGMKMSAASVDCVRQAVNGLNQEKELSFVVVTGDLLLDGEKQNAEAIKELLDTLKVPYFVIAGNHDFVPVNPAKHRGGFDYLTIEEFVKFFEGKGYDGSGKRYWAHSIVPGLRIIGLDANLPHEEKKWGGVLPQEQLEWLDKQLTEHKDEMNIVFMHHNVIPWSSDELKGGPKQWFCVDNAEAVRAVLEKHAEAAPLMITGHRHIGMRVNELAGVNYMVAPSANTHPMRYSVLTVSPEAVTWKTPMVGVPESVHVEARSNLLGAKWWRETQYAERSGTNDVEVLEFYEKNSQRIGTKIL; encoded by the coding sequence ATGAAAAAAAGTACAAATCGTCGTCAATTTCTTCAGGCTGGTGCTTTTACACTGATGGGGATGTCTTTAATGGGAAGCAAAGCTTTTGCTGCTCCAAGTAAAACAGGCTTTGCTCCAGTACGTTTTGGTGTGATCTCTGATCCGCATCTTGATATTAAAGGTAAAAACGGCATGAAGATGAGCGCAGCAAGTGTGGATTGCGTTCGTCAGGCCGTGAACGGACTTAATCAGGAAAAAGAATTATCTTTTGTAGTTGTTACTGGGGACTTGCTTCTTGATGGTGAAAAGCAGAATGCAGAAGCTATTAAAGAATTATTGGATACTTTGAAGGTGCCGTATTTTGTTATTGCTGGTAACCACGATTTTGTTCCTGTAAATCCCGCGAAGCATCGTGGTGGCTTTGATTATCTCACTATTGAAGAGTTCGTTAAGTTTTTTGAAGGCAAAGGCTATGATGGTTCTGGTAAGCGGTACTGGGCACATTCTATTGTTCCTGGTCTGCGTATTATTGGTCTTGATGCCAACCTGCCTCATGAAGAAAAGAAATGGGGTGGTGTGCTCCCGCAGGAACAGTTGGAGTGGCTTGATAAGCAGCTGACAGAGCACAAAGACGAAATGAATATCGTATTCATGCATCACAATGTTATTCCTTGGTCCAGTGATGAACTGAAGGGCGGTCCGAAGCAGTGGTTCTGTGTGGACAATGCTGAAGCAGTTCGTGCGGTATTGGAAAAACATGCTGAAGCAGCACCGCTTATGATTACAGGGCATCGTCATATTGGCATGCGTGTGAATGAGCTTGCTGGCGTGAACTATATGGTTGCCCCGTCTGCTAACACACACCCTATGCGATACTCTGTCTTGACGGTATCACCGGAGGCGGTGACATGGAAAACTCCTATGGTAGGTGTTCCTGAATCAGTACATGTTGAGGCTCGTAGTAATTTGCTAGGCGCGAAATGGTGGCGTGAAACTCAGTATGCAGAACGCAGTGGAACGAATGATGTTGAGGTTCTTGAATTCTACGAAAAAAATTCTCAGAGAATCGGTACAAAGATACTTTAG
- a CDS encoding tyrosine-type recombinase/integrase, with translation MDNSVDPIRDLRAIDNIKRMTMSKPRDYLLFIMGINNGIRITDLLDLKWKQVADKQKGDVVQIKERKTGKQNYIVINGAVAKALRLYREKLNPAEDCYLFRSRKGKNQPVTVTQVNRLVKSWCQLAGLSGRYGSRTLRKTFGYVQRVHHGVGFDVLAKRYNHSSPRVTMVYLGIMDDEVKDILMNEI, from the coding sequence ATGGATAACTCCGTCGATCCCATCAGAGACCTCCGAGCAATTGATAACATCAAACGTATGACTATGAGTAAACCGAGAGACTACCTGCTTTTCATTATGGGTATTAACAACGGAATTAGGATAACTGACCTGCTTGATCTCAAATGGAAGCAGGTAGCCGACAAGCAAAAAGGAGATGTTGTCCAGATCAAGGAAAGAAAAACAGGGAAACAGAACTACATTGTGATTAACGGAGCAGTGGCTAAGGCTTTGCGCCTATATAGGGAAAAGTTGAATCCGGCAGAAGATTGCTATCTATTCCGATCTAGGAAAGGAAAAAACCAACCTGTGACAGTTACTCAGGTAAATCGGTTAGTAAAATCTTGGTGCCAGTTAGCAGGTTTGTCAGGAAGATATGGAAGTCGGACACTTCGTAAGACATTCGGGTATGTCCAGAGAGTACATCATGGAGTAGGATTTGATGTTCTAGCTAAGAGATATAACCATTCTTCCCCACGAGTAACAATGGTGTACCTTGGGATCATGGATGATGAGGTTAAGGACATCCTGATGAATGAAATTTAA
- a CDS encoding M23 family metallopeptidase, translated as MKSYFLTKQKKDYLFFTVALLLFTSLLALPNLANASATSTASITKRYDLSYLLNGLEQGNPKKPLPTEQLPDFANEQLITKKVTVKRGDTLYGVLKKAGVPLKQQRQIVATTLKQKAFRFDVGETITLSLRKIPKTKRKELVQLSVQLNKTKRFAVRLQPNGTYKAGVERTQYKGKLQYVVGVIKNSFVKDAQHFGLPASLAKQAEKLLAKRKKLTRKTIANKDFEVIYEVYPKASGIAPRIQYVRLGKTPALQLYYFEGESGGSYYDANGNTTVSKGKIEPVKNARLSSKFGYRRHPVLKRRLMHKGVDYAARRGTPIYAVADGTIDFIGRKGGFGNHISLRHDKSTQTTYSHMRKFKKGLKRGSKVKAGDIIGYVGNTGRSTGPHLHFEVRKNGKAVNPLTAQLPRPSKLEGVELAQFKLSQVRLFLQVAQQRVMTETLASLTPEALAKAAL; from the coding sequence ATGAAAAGCTATTTTTTAACCAAACAAAAAAAGGATTATCTGTTTTTTACCGTCGCGTTACTACTATTTACTTCACTACTTGCACTCCCTAATCTTGCAAACGCTTCTGCGACTAGTACCGCATCTATAACTAAACGTTACGATCTTTCCTATCTCTTAAACGGTTTAGAACAAGGTAATCCCAAAAAGCCGCTCCCTACGGAGCAGCTCCCAGATTTCGCCAACGAACAACTCATTACCAAAAAGGTTACAGTAAAAAGAGGGGACACCCTGTATGGGGTGCTCAAAAAAGCTGGCGTTCCGCTAAAGCAACAGCGTCAAATCGTTGCTACCACATTAAAACAAAAGGCTTTCCGATTCGACGTAGGGGAAACTATCACCCTATCACTGCGCAAGATTCCAAAAACAAAAAGAAAGGAATTAGTGCAGCTCAGTGTACAGCTTAACAAAACCAAACGTTTTGCTGTAAGATTGCAGCCAAACGGCACGTACAAAGCTGGCGTCGAGCGTACTCAGTACAAGGGAAAATTGCAGTACGTTGTAGGTGTCATCAAGAACTCATTTGTTAAAGATGCACAGCATTTTGGACTCCCGGCCTCTCTGGCAAAACAAGCCGAAAAGCTGTTAGCGAAGAGAAAGAAACTAACTAGAAAAACCATTGCTAATAAAGACTTTGAAGTTATTTACGAAGTCTACCCAAAAGCCTCTGGCATTGCCCCGCGTATCCAGTACGTTCGTTTAGGAAAAACCCCAGCCCTGCAACTCTACTACTTTGAAGGAGAATCAGGAGGATCGTACTACGACGCAAACGGGAACACCACTGTCAGCAAAGGAAAAATCGAACCTGTTAAGAATGCTCGCCTTTCTTCCAAGTTCGGTTACCGTCGCCACCCTGTCCTTAAGCGCAGATTGATGCATAAAGGAGTAGATTACGCAGCACGACGGGGGACCCCCATTTATGCTGTGGCAGACGGTACAATTGACTTTATTGGACGCAAAGGCGGATTTGGTAACCACATCAGCCTCCGTCACGATAAATCCACCCAGACAACATACTCACATATGCGAAAGTTCAAAAAAGGGCTCAAGCGCGGCAGCAAAGTAAAAGCTGGTGATATTATCGGGTATGTTGGGAATACAGGTCGTTCCACTGGACCGCACTTACATTTTGAAGTGCGCAAGAATGGTAAAGCAGTTAATCCGCTTACAGCGCAACTGCCTCGCCCTTCCAAGCTTGAGGGTGTTGAACTTGCTCAGTTTAAACTCTCTCAGGTACGTTTATTCTTACAGGTTGCACAGCAACGTGTGATGACAGAAACACTGGCGTCACTGACCCCAGAAGCTCTTGCTAAAGCAGCCTTATAA
- a CDS encoding MucR family transcriptional regulator: MNPNPYLEQAMEMVKAQAGVKQMTPAEIVEMTKEVAEGLNNYVSGTEEVESEIQEPFIEPKRAIRLNHIICVECGAKFKILSKKHLASHGLTSDEYREKWGYKKGTSLVCKSVTQKRREKIVSTKIWMKTSKNSKSEKNDSDSKPDKKK; this comes from the coding sequence ATGAATCCGAATCCGTATCTTGAACAGGCAATGGAAATGGTAAAAGCACAGGCAGGCGTTAAGCAAATGACTCCTGCTGAAATCGTGGAGATGACAAAAGAGGTTGCTGAAGGACTCAATAACTATGTTTCTGGAACTGAAGAAGTTGAATCTGAAATTCAGGAACCTTTTATTGAACCTAAAAGAGCAATCAGACTTAACCATATTATATGTGTTGAGTGTGGAGCGAAGTTTAAGATTCTTTCTAAGAAGCATTTGGCAAGTCACGGATTAACATCTGATGAATATCGCGAAAAATGGGGATACAAGAAAGGTACTTCATTGGTCTGCAAGAGTGTTACACAGAAGCGCAGAGAAAAGATTGTTTCTACCAAGATATGGATGAAGACAAGCAAGAACTCGAAGAGCGAAAAAAATGACTCAGATAGTAAGCCTGATAAGAAGAAATAG